A portion of the Lolium rigidum isolate FL_2022 chromosome 1, APGP_CSIRO_Lrig_0.1, whole genome shotgun sequence genome contains these proteins:
- the LOC124647829 gene encoding very-long-chain 3-oxoacyl-CoA reductase 1-like: MASFLRQDQPAAPPAWFVSLAVIGSLYVAPFLFRLLAHLSLCLRRPKDLRRRYGAWAVVTGPTSGIGRSFALELASQGMNLVLVDLNAANLREISDTIRSRHGVQTKTVVFDLSSVATPQGDKAMARLKEAIEGLDVGVLVNNAGVAKPGARYLHEADADAWVRMIKVNLWAVTEVTAAVLSGMVERRRGAVVNMGSASSEAIPSFPLYTIYAATKRYVAQFSRSLYVEYRSKGIHVQCQAPFFVATGMVSRLSETSRLSLLLVAPTPDAYARAAVRWMGHGPPLCAPNLCHQLLWCLAAAVPDSVHDWLRLRANLHHRELFHTRSSTRREGVQTVTRTP; encoded by the exons ATGGCATCGTTCCTCCGGCAAGATCAGCCCGCAGCGCCGCCGGCATGGTTCGTCTCGCTGGCCGTCATCGGCTCCCTCTACGTCGCGCCATTTTTGTTCCGCCTCCTGGCGCACCTCTCCCTGTGCCTACGCCGGCCCAAGGACCTGCGCCGCCGGTACGGCGCGTGGGCCGTCGTCACCGGCCCGACCTCCGGCATCGGCCGGTCCTTCGCCCTGGAGCTCGCCAGCCAGGGCATGAACCTCGTCCTCGTCGACCTCAACGCCGCCAATCTCCGGGAAATCTCCGACACCATCAGATCTCGCCACGGAGTGCAGACCAAGACCGTGGTGTTCGACCTCTCCAGCGTCGCCACCCCTCAAG GTGACAAGGCGATGGCGCGGCTGAAGGAGGCCATTGAGGGGCTGGACGTTGGTGTGCTGGTGAACAACGCCGGCGTGGCGAAGCCGGGCGCGCGGTACCTGCACGAGGCGGACGCGGATGCGTGGGTGAGGATGATAAAGGTGAACCTGTGGGCGGTGACGGAGGTGACCGCGGCGGTGCTGTCGGGGATGGTGGAGCGCCGCAGGGGCGCCGTGGTGAACATGGGGTCGGCGTCGTCGGAGGCCATCCCGTCGTTCCCCCTCTACACCATCTACGCCGCCACCAAACG GTACGTTGCTCAGTTCTCCAGGAGCCTTTACGTCGAGTACAGAAGCAAAGGAATCCACGTGCAATGCCAG GCCCCGTTCTTCGTGGCGACCGGCATGGTGTCGAGGCTGTCGGAGACCAGTCGCCTCTCCCTGCTCCTCGTCGCACCGACACCCGACGCCTACGCGCGCGCGGCGGTGCGCTGGATGGGGCACGGCCCGCCGCTCTGCGCGCCAAACCTCTGCCACCAGCTCCTGTggtgcctcgccgccgccgtgccggacTCCGTCCACGACTGGCTCCGCCTGCGCGCGAACCTGCATCACCGAGAGCTCTTCCACACAAGGTCGTCAACACGTCGTGAGGGCGTGCAAACAGTCACGCGAACTCCGTAA